In the Choloepus didactylus isolate mChoDid1 chromosome 5, mChoDid1.pri, whole genome shotgun sequence genome, one interval contains:
- the IRF5 gene encoding interferon regulatory factor 5 isoform X3, producing the protein MNQPAPGAPPPPRRVRLKPWLVAQVNSCQYPGLQWVNGERKYFYIPWRHATRHGPSQDGDNTIFKAWAKETGKYTEGVDEADPAKWKANLRCALNKSRDFRLFYDGPRDMPPQPYKIYEVCSSGPAPTESQPSEDYTSGAAEEEEGEEEELQRMLPGLSITVTDLEIKFQYRGRPPRALTISNLHGCRLFYSQLEATQEQVELFGPVSLEQVRFPSPEDIPSDKQRFYTNQLLDVLDRGLILQLQGQDLYAIRLCQCKVFWSGPCATAHGSCPNPIQREVKTKLFSLEHFLNELILFQKGQTNTPPPFEIFFCFGEEWPDRKPREKKLITVQVVPVAARLLLEMFSGELSWSADSIRLQISNPDLKDRMVEQFKELHHIWQSQQRVQPVLQVPPVPGLDAGQGPWPMHPVSMQQ; encoded by the exons ATGAACCAGCCCGCCCCTGGGGCTCCCCCACCGCCCCGCCGGGTGCGGCTGAAGCCCTGGCTGGTGGCCCAGGTGAACAGCTGCCAGTACCCAGGGCTTCAGTGggtcaatggggaaaggaaataCTTCTACATTCCCTGGCGCCATGCCACGCGGCACGGCCCCAGCCAGGACGGAGATAACACCATCTTCAAG GCCTGGGCCAAGGAGACGGGGAAGTACACGGAGGGCGTGGATGAGGCCGACCCCGCCAAGTGGAAGGCCAACCTGCGCTGCGCCCTTAACAAGAGCCGCGACTTCCGCCTCTTCTACGACGGGCCCCGGGATATGCCGCCTCAGCCCTATAAGATCTACGAAGTCTGCTCCAGTGGCCCCGCTCCCACAG AGTCCCAGCCCAGTGAGGATTACACTTCCGGTgcagcagaggaggaggagggggaagaggaagag CTCCAGAGGATGTTACCAGGCCTGAGTATCACAG TGACCGACCTGGAGATCAAGTTCCAGTACCGGGGTCGACCACCACGTGCCCTCACCATCAGCAACCTACACGGCTGCCGGCTCTTCTACAGCCAACTGGAGGCCACTCAGGAGCAGGTGGAGCTCTTTGGCCCCGTGAGCCTGGAGCAGGTGCgcttccccagccctgaggacaTCCCCAGCGACAAGCAGCGCTTCTACACGAACCAGCTGCTGGATGTCCTGGACCGCGGGCTCATCCTCCAGCTGCAGGGCCAGGACCTGTACGCCATCCGCCTGTGCCAGTGCAAGGTGTTCTGGAGCGGGCCCTGCGCCACAGCCCATGGCTCATGCCCCAACCCGATCCAGCGGGAGGTGAAGACCAAGCTCTTCAGCCTGGAGCATTTTCTCAATG AGCTCATCCTGTTCCAGAAGGGCCAGACCAACACCCCACCGCCATTTGAGATTTTCTTCTGCTTTGGGGAGGAGTGGCCTGACCGCAAACCCCGAGAGAAGAAGCTCATTACTGTACAG GTGGTGCCGGTAGCAGCCCGGTTGCTGCTGGAGATGTTCTCAGGGGAGCTTTCTTGGTCGGCTGATAGTATCCGACTACAGATCTCAAACCCAGACCTCAAAGATCGCATGGTGGAACAGTTCAAGGAGCTCCATCACATCTGGCAGTCCCAGCAGCGGGTGCAGCCTGTGCTGCAGGTCCCTCCTGTGCCAGGCCTCGATGCTGGCCAGGGGCCTTGGCCCATGCACCCAGTTAGCATGCAACAATAA
- the IRF5 gene encoding interferon regulatory factor 5 isoform X1, with the protein MNQPAPGAPPPPRRVRLKPWLVAQVNSCQYPGLQWVNGERKYFYIPWRHATRHGPSQDGDNTIFKAWAKETGKYTEGVDEADPAKWKANLRCALNKSRDFRLFYDGPRDMPPQPYKIYEVCSSGPAPTESQPSEDYTSGAAEEEEGEEEELQRMLPGLSITETVQPGPSMVPYSLPKEELTWPPTLQQPVVLGPSAPDCSLLAPNSGDPAAFGELLPKVLPSLEPGPLAASLPPVGEQLLPDLLISPHMLPLTDLEIKFQYRGRPPRALTISNLHGCRLFYSQLEATQEQVELFGPVSLEQVRFPSPEDIPSDKQRFYTNQLLDVLDRGLILQLQGQDLYAIRLCQCKVFWSGPCATAHGSCPNPIQREVKTKLFSLEHFLNELILFQKGQTNTPPPFEIFFCFGEEWPDRKPREKKLITVQVVPVAARLLLEMFSGELSWSADSIRLQISNPDLKDRMVEQFKELHHIWQSQQRVQPVLQVPPVPGLDAGQGPWPMHPVSMQQ; encoded by the exons ATGAACCAGCCCGCCCCTGGGGCTCCCCCACCGCCCCGCCGGGTGCGGCTGAAGCCCTGGCTGGTGGCCCAGGTGAACAGCTGCCAGTACCCAGGGCTTCAGTGggtcaatggggaaaggaaataCTTCTACATTCCCTGGCGCCATGCCACGCGGCACGGCCCCAGCCAGGACGGAGATAACACCATCTTCAAG GCCTGGGCCAAGGAGACGGGGAAGTACACGGAGGGCGTGGATGAGGCCGACCCCGCCAAGTGGAAGGCCAACCTGCGCTGCGCCCTTAACAAGAGCCGCGACTTCCGCCTCTTCTACGACGGGCCCCGGGATATGCCGCCTCAGCCCTATAAGATCTACGAAGTCTGCTCCAGTGGCCCCGCTCCCACAG AGTCCCAGCCCAGTGAGGATTACACTTCCGGTgcagcagaggaggaggagggggaagaggaagag CTCCAGAGGATGTTACCAGGCCTGAGTATCACAG AAACAGTGCAGCCTGGCCCCTCCATGGTACCCTATTCTTTACCCAAAGAGGAGCTCACGTGGCCACCCACTCTGCAGCAGCCTGTGGTGCTGGGCCCCTCTGCTCCAGACTGCAGCCTCCTGGCCCCTAACTCTGGAGACCCTGCTGCCTTTGGGGAACTTCTCCCGAAGGTCCTGCCGAGCCTGGAGCCCGGGCCCCTGGCTGCCAGCCTGCCCCCGGTGGGCGAACAGCTCCTGCCTGACCTGCTGATCAGCCCCCACATGCTCCCCT TGACCGACCTGGAGATCAAGTTCCAGTACCGGGGTCGACCACCACGTGCCCTCACCATCAGCAACCTACACGGCTGCCGGCTCTTCTACAGCCAACTGGAGGCCACTCAGGAGCAGGTGGAGCTCTTTGGCCCCGTGAGCCTGGAGCAGGTGCgcttccccagccctgaggacaTCCCCAGCGACAAGCAGCGCTTCTACACGAACCAGCTGCTGGATGTCCTGGACCGCGGGCTCATCCTCCAGCTGCAGGGCCAGGACCTGTACGCCATCCGCCTGTGCCAGTGCAAGGTGTTCTGGAGCGGGCCCTGCGCCACAGCCCATGGCTCATGCCCCAACCCGATCCAGCGGGAGGTGAAGACCAAGCTCTTCAGCCTGGAGCATTTTCTCAATG AGCTCATCCTGTTCCAGAAGGGCCAGACCAACACCCCACCGCCATTTGAGATTTTCTTCTGCTTTGGGGAGGAGTGGCCTGACCGCAAACCCCGAGAGAAGAAGCTCATTACTGTACAG GTGGTGCCGGTAGCAGCCCGGTTGCTGCTGGAGATGTTCTCAGGGGAGCTTTCTTGGTCGGCTGATAGTATCCGACTACAGATCTCAAACCCAGACCTCAAAGATCGCATGGTGGAACAGTTCAAGGAGCTCCATCACATCTGGCAGTCCCAGCAGCGGGTGCAGCCTGTGCTGCAGGTCCCTCCTGTGCCAGGCCTCGATGCTGGCCAGGGGCCTTGGCCCATGCACCCAGTTAGCATGCAACAATAA
- the IRF5 gene encoding interferon regulatory factor 5 isoform X2 codes for MNQPAPGAPPPPRRVRLKPWLVAQVNSCQYPGLQWVNGERKYFYIPWRHATRHGPSQDGDNTIFKAWAKETGKYTEGVDEADPAKWKANLRCALNKSRDFRLFYDGPRDMPPQPYKIYEVCSSGPAPTESQPSEDYTSGAAEEEEGEEEELQRMLPGLSITETVQPGPSMVPYSLPKEELTWPPTLQQPVVLGPSAPDCSLLAPNSGDPAAFGELLPKVLPSLEPGPLAASLPPVGEQLLPDLLISPHMLPLTDLEIKFQYRGRPPRALTISNLHGCRLFYSQLEATQEQVELFGPVSLEQVRFPSPEDIPSDKQRFYTNQLLDVLDRGLILQLQGQDLYAIRLCQCKVFWSGPCATAHGSCPNPIQREVKTKLFSLEHFLNELILFQKGQTNTPPPFEIFFCFGEEWPDRKPREKKLITVQELLRTASEGWSLSLSGGMPWWR; via the exons ATGAACCAGCCCGCCCCTGGGGCTCCCCCACCGCCCCGCCGGGTGCGGCTGAAGCCCTGGCTGGTGGCCCAGGTGAACAGCTGCCAGTACCCAGGGCTTCAGTGggtcaatggggaaaggaaataCTTCTACATTCCCTGGCGCCATGCCACGCGGCACGGCCCCAGCCAGGACGGAGATAACACCATCTTCAAG GCCTGGGCCAAGGAGACGGGGAAGTACACGGAGGGCGTGGATGAGGCCGACCCCGCCAAGTGGAAGGCCAACCTGCGCTGCGCCCTTAACAAGAGCCGCGACTTCCGCCTCTTCTACGACGGGCCCCGGGATATGCCGCCTCAGCCCTATAAGATCTACGAAGTCTGCTCCAGTGGCCCCGCTCCCACAG AGTCCCAGCCCAGTGAGGATTACACTTCCGGTgcagcagaggaggaggagggggaagaggaagag CTCCAGAGGATGTTACCAGGCCTGAGTATCACAG AAACAGTGCAGCCTGGCCCCTCCATGGTACCCTATTCTTTACCCAAAGAGGAGCTCACGTGGCCACCCACTCTGCAGCAGCCTGTGGTGCTGGGCCCCTCTGCTCCAGACTGCAGCCTCCTGGCCCCTAACTCTGGAGACCCTGCTGCCTTTGGGGAACTTCTCCCGAAGGTCCTGCCGAGCCTGGAGCCCGGGCCCCTGGCTGCCAGCCTGCCCCCGGTGGGCGAACAGCTCCTGCCTGACCTGCTGATCAGCCCCCACATGCTCCCCT TGACCGACCTGGAGATCAAGTTCCAGTACCGGGGTCGACCACCACGTGCCCTCACCATCAGCAACCTACACGGCTGCCGGCTCTTCTACAGCCAACTGGAGGCCACTCAGGAGCAGGTGGAGCTCTTTGGCCCCGTGAGCCTGGAGCAGGTGCgcttccccagccctgaggacaTCCCCAGCGACAAGCAGCGCTTCTACACGAACCAGCTGCTGGATGTCCTGGACCGCGGGCTCATCCTCCAGCTGCAGGGCCAGGACCTGTACGCCATCCGCCTGTGCCAGTGCAAGGTGTTCTGGAGCGGGCCCTGCGCCACAGCCCATGGCTCATGCCCCAACCCGATCCAGCGGGAGGTGAAGACCAAGCTCTTCAGCCTGGAGCATTTTCTCAATG AGCTCATCCTGTTCCAGAAGGGCCAGACCAACACCCCACCGCCATTTGAGATTTTCTTCTGCTTTGGGGAGGAGTGGCCTGACCGCAAACCCCGAGAGAAGAAGCTCATTACTGTACAG